In Pseudomonas poae, a single genomic region encodes these proteins:
- a CDS encoding DNA repair protein → MNTRICGLLLLFVATGASAEGMEERLRTQLRSTTQQLQALQSEQAQASAARIAAETQAKQAQAHIKQLTAELEKTRGVAEQMAGQQQSLHSQAQAQVAASNEQIGKFKKAYDELLVLAKGKEAERARLQAQLSERDTQVQQCSVKNQQMYGVAQQLLAAYEKIDVAEVMSIRQPFASGARVKFEELAQGFGDDLYKSRFDAPQATANH, encoded by the coding sequence ATGAACACGCGAATCTGCGGGCTGCTGTTGTTGTTCGTCGCCACCGGCGCCAGTGCCGAAGGCATGGAGGAGCGCCTGCGTACCCAACTGCGCAGCACTACACAGCAGTTGCAGGCGTTGCAAAGCGAACAGGCCCAGGCCAGTGCCGCGCGCATCGCCGCCGAAACCCAGGCCAAACAGGCCCAGGCGCACATCAAGCAACTGACCGCCGAGCTGGAAAAGACCCGTGGCGTGGCCGAGCAAATGGCTGGCCAGCAACAGAGCCTGCACAGCCAGGCGCAAGCCCAGGTGGCGGCAAGCAACGAGCAGATCGGCAAGTTCAAGAAGGCTTATGACGAGTTGCTGGTACTGGCCAAGGGCAAGGAAGCCGAGCGTGCCCGCTTGCAGGCCCAGTTGAGCGAACGTGACACACAAGTGCAGCAATGTTCAGTCAAGAATCAACAGATGTACGGCGTAGCGCAGCAACTGCTGGCGGCCTACGAAAAGATCGACGTGGCCGAGGTGATGAGCATTCGCCAACCCTTCGCCAGCGGCGCCCGGGTCAAGTTTGAAGAACTCGCCCAGGGCTTTGGCGACGATCTGTACAAGAGCCGTTTTGATGCGCCCCAGGCAACTGCCAATCACTGA
- a CDS encoding energy transducer TonB, with protein MTAQIPITPLPVKNKPPLRPLKWGAGLLLGAVAAWFLWQWANDMSGVRREAPKVPTIIPLPPPPPPPEKPKEPEPQVEEKVPEPVPTPEPEEVKPAEEAPPSPADDLANPMQIDGDAQSGNDGFNIGAGKGGGMAGSGGGGLGAGTYKQYLAGVFQRLLREDPELRKKAYTVQADLWLNAEGQVTRAELAKSSGDAQTDAQVLAALRAPHATQRVPASVTMPVRLSLKGRRPD; from the coding sequence ATGACCGCACAGATCCCGATCACGCCGTTGCCGGTGAAGAACAAGCCGCCGTTGCGCCCGTTGAAGTGGGGCGCGGGCCTTTTGCTGGGCGCTGTGGCGGCCTGGTTCTTGTGGCAGTGGGCCAATGACATGAGTGGTGTACGCCGCGAAGCGCCGAAGGTGCCGACGATTATTCCGTTGCCGCCACCGCCGCCCCCACCGGAAAAACCCAAGGAGCCCGAGCCCCAGGTCGAGGAGAAAGTCCCGGAGCCGGTGCCTACGCCCGAGCCGGAAGAGGTCAAGCCGGCCGAAGAGGCGCCGCCTTCACCCGCCGATGACTTGGCCAACCCGATGCAGATCGATGGCGATGCGCAGTCTGGCAACGACGGTTTCAACATCGGCGCCGGCAAAGGCGGCGGCATGGCAGGTTCCGGTGGTGGCGGCTTGGGTGCTGGCACCTACAAGCAGTACCTGGCCGGGGTGTTCCAGCGCCTGCTGCGCGAAGACCCGGAGTTGCGCAAGAAGGCTTACACCGTGCAGGCGGACTTGTGGTTGAACGCAGAGGGGCAGGTCACGCGGGCAGAGCTGGCCAAGTCCAGCGGCGATGCCCAGACCGATGCCCAGGTGTTGGCCGCGCTGCGTGCGCCCCATGCCACGCAGCGGGTGCCGGCCTCGGTAACCATGCCGGTGCGCCTGTCCCTCAAGGGCCGTCGCCCGGATTGA
- a CDS encoding biopolymer transporter ExbD yields the protein MASVNASHDDDDDAAVDSINITPLVDVLMVVLVMFILTATAQVSGIQIHLPKASASVSLSEAKTKAISVNDGGQVFLDAYPVTLGELEERLRIEKALNPDFPVIVRGDALVQYQKVIEVLDLLRRLELSQVGLVTGKPSQG from the coding sequence ATGGCTTCCGTAAACGCCTCCCACGACGATGACGATGATGCCGCCGTCGACAGCATCAACATCACGCCCCTGGTGGACGTGCTGATGGTGGTACTGGTGATGTTCATCCTCACCGCCACTGCCCAGGTATCGGGCATTCAGATTCATCTGCCCAAGGCCAGTGCCTCGGTGTCGCTGTCGGAGGCCAAGACCAAGGCCATCTCCGTCAACGATGGCGGCCAGGTGTTCCTGGATGCCTACCCGGTCACCCTCGGCGAGCTGGAAGAGCGCCTGCGTATTGAGAAAGCGCTGAACCCGGACTTCCCGGTGATCGTGCGCGGTGACGCGTTGGTGCAGTACCAGAAGGTGATCGAAGTGCTCGACTTGCTGCGACGGCTGGAGCTGTCCCAGGTCGGGCTGGTCACCGGCAAACCGAGCCAGGGCTGA